A part of Miscanthus floridulus cultivar M001 chromosome 6, ASM1932011v1, whole genome shotgun sequence genomic DNA contains:
- the LOC136457370 gene encoding AT-hook motif nuclear-localized protein 21-like, which yields MRAHVVEVPAGRDVLSCVSAFARRGRRGALVLGAAGHVTDVVLREPALVLRGTMEILSLAGCFFPFPGPGSAAATGTAVFLAGPRGSVLGGGVALGGLVAAGPVVVMVAMFVAAALDRLPLAKGEEAGKAPQGCDVHGHHRACSWAAVCRKQQQQLGANN from the coding sequence ATGCGTGCCCACGTGGTGGAGGTGCCCGCGGGGCGCGACGTGCTGTCGTGCGTCTCCGCGTTCGCGCGGCGTGGGCGGCGCGGCGCGCTGGTGCTGGGCGCGGCCGGGCACGTCACGGACGTGGTGCTCCGGGAGCCCGCGCTGGTGCTCCGAGGCACCATGGAGATACTGAGCCTGGCCGGCTGCTTCTTCCCGTTCCCGGGGCCTGGGTCGGCGGCAGCCACGGGGACGGCGGTGTTCCTGGCGGGGCCGCGGGGCAGCGTGCTGGGCGGCGGCGTTGCGCTGGGAGGGCTGGTGGCCGCAGGGccggtggtggtcatggtggccaTGTTTGTAGCGGCGGCGCTGGACAGGCTGCCGTTGGCCAAGGGGGAGGAGGCCGGGAAGGCTCCGCAGGGATGTGACGTGCATGGACACCACCGGGCGTGCAGCTGGGCGGCAGTGTGCcgaaagcagcagcagcagcttggcGCCAATAACTGA
- the LOC136457371 gene encoding uncharacterized protein gives MNKAHLPVLLPFPKGIGRVESAPPGRSRSDPPLLPRSPAAPPASSPSIRCFPLQILLRRAKLSHHPFLPMASDAPAQQPAPQQKPTRVSLSYEEISKLFSLPIAEAASILGVCTSVLKRICRTHGIVRWPYRKLVSGKAGDDTKGPDRDKAKELLELSKIAKQKASSASGPSVVSSSTSQGVAKSQQGSSKAGQISVSPPAGKQNASPSLAHGSQAKAIPSYMDDFKYGFPSSGLSCETMKWWGTSSDTDCVPAKDGSHEAHESTTHEPAKDDDELDWGADEAEAEAEADGAVTAEASAQLCSLRRKAVDDGRKLLNGDNRRGQEFSRLNKRQKLALAQVFGASLPDVVFLGLVSEEQL, from the exons ATGAACAAGGCCCACCTGCCCGTCCTACTCCCCTTCCCCAAGGGAATCGGTCGAGTGGAGTCAGCGCCGCCGGGCCGGTCGCGGTCGGACCCCCCCTTGCTTCCCCGTTCCCCCGCCGCTCCGCCCGCCTCCTCTCCTTCGATTCGTTGCTTCCCGCTTCAAATCCTCCTGCGCCGCGCCAAGCTAAGCCACCACCCTTTCCTTCCCATGGCTTCCGACGCCCCCGCGCAGCAACCGGCGCCCCAGCAGAAGCCTACCAGAGTCTCGCTGTCCTACGAGGAGATCTCCAAGCTCTTCTCCCTCCCCATCGCCGAGGCGGCCTCCATCCTCG GAGTCTGCACTAGTGTCTTGAAGAGGATCTGCCGCACCCACGGGATTGTTAGGTGGCCCTATCGTAAG CTTGTTTCTGGGAAAGCTGGGGACGACACAAAAGGTCCTGATAGAGACAAAGCCAAGGAACTCCTTGAGTTATCAAAAATCGCGAAACAAAAGGCTTCCAGTGCATCAGGCCCATCAGTAGT GTCATCAAGCACTTCCCAAGGAGTGGCAAAGTCTCAACAGGGCAGTTCTAAGGCAGGACAAATTTCAGTTTCGCCCCCAGCAGGTAAACAGAATGCATCACCAAGCTTGGCCCATGGTAGCCAAGCCAAGGCCATCCCTAGCTATATGGATGATTTCAAGTACGGATTCCCATCATCTGGCTTGTCTTGTGAAACTATGAAATGGTGGGGCACAAGCAGCGACACAGACTGTGTGCCTGCCAAAGATGGAAGCCATGAAGCCCATGAATCAACAACACATGAGCCTGCCAAAGATGATGACGAGTTGGACTGGGGAGCAGATGAAGCGGAAGCTGAAGCTGAAGCTGATGGCGCTGTTACAGCTGAAGCGTCGGCGCAGCTGTGCTCCCTGAGAAGGAAAGCAGTAGATGACGGGCGCAAGCTATTGAATGGCGACAACCGCAGGGGCCAAGAATTTTCTAGGCTCAACAAAAGGCAGAAGCTAGCGCTGGCCCAGGTATTTGGGGCTTCACTGCCAGATGTTGTATTTCTCGGTCTAGTGAGTGAAGAGCAACTGTAG
- the LOC136457372 gene encoding glucan endo-1,3-beta-D-glucosidase-like codes for MARGARPSARLLLLSLGLVLLYFSSGSSVGVADAQKTWCVAKPSASNDILSLNLNYACSQVSCAVIQKGGPCYYPDNLVSRAAVAMNLYYAANGRRPWNCYFNNSALVVQSDPSYGSCTYY; via the exons atgGCAAGAGGTGCTCGGCCATCTGCGCGGCTCCTGCTCCTCTCCCTGGGGCTTGTGCTCCTCTACTTCAGCTCAG GAAGCAGCGTTGGCGTCGCTGATGCCCAGAAAACGTGGTGCGTGGCCAAGCCGTCGGCGTCCAACGATATCCTGTCTCTGAACCTCAACTACGCGTGCTCCCAGGTGAGCTGCGCCGTGATCCAGAAGGGCGGGCCGTGCTACTACCCGGACAACCTGGTGTcgcgcgccgccgtggccatgaaCCTGTACTACGCCGCCAATGGCAGGCGCCCCTGGAACTGCTACTTCAACAACTCGGCGCTCGTGGTGCAGTCCGATCCCAGCTATGGCTCCTGCACCTACTACTGA
- the LOC136457373 gene encoding uncharacterized protein isoform X1 yields the protein MQVARSQRRGMAGPGPGPGPGRLRLGEREPNERCHAGCRRVGIMSEMKDSNAPAALDGNPQPMDQTEDNSMPSAQQQEEAIKKKFGGLMPKKPPLISKDHERAYFDSADWALGKQGVAKPKGPLEALRPKLQPTRQQQQQRARRSIYTSSENEDGDGAGAEDMSIN from the exons ATGCAAGTGGCGAGGAGCCAGAGAAGAGGGATggccggccccggccccggccccggccctgGGCGGCTGCGGCTGGGCGAACGCGAACCGAACGAGAGATGCCATGCCGGATGCCGGAGGGTAGG CATCATGTCGGAGATGAAGGACTCCAATGCGCCTGCTGCACTTGATGGAAATCCTCAACCTATGGACCAAACTGAAGACAATTCTATGCCCTCAGCTCAGCAACAG GAAGAAGCAATCAAGAAGAAGTTTGGAGGACTAATGCCAAAAAAGCCACCACTCATCTCAAAG GATCATGAGCGGGCCTACTTTGATTCTGCTGACTGGGCTCTAGGAAAG CAAGGTGTCGCTAAACCAAAAGGACCACTGGAGGCACTTAGGCCAAAGCTGCAG CCAACACGCCAACAGCAGCAACAACGTGCAAGGCGCTCTATTTACACTTCGTCAGAAAACGAGG ACGGAGATGGTGCTGGTGCTGAGGATATGAGCATCAACTGA
- the LOC136457373 gene encoding uncharacterized protein isoform X2, protein MSEMKDSNAPAALDGNPQPMDQTEDNSMPSAQQQEEAIKKKFGGLMPKKPPLISKDHERAYFDSADWALGKQGVAKPKGPLEALRPKLQPTRQQQQQRARRSIYTSSENEDGDGAGAEDMSIN, encoded by the exons ATGTCGGAGATGAAGGACTCCAATGCGCCTGCTGCACTTGATGGAAATCCTCAACCTATGGACCAAACTGAAGACAATTCTATGCCCTCAGCTCAGCAACAG GAAGAAGCAATCAAGAAGAAGTTTGGAGGACTAATGCCAAAAAAGCCACCACTCATCTCAAAG GATCATGAGCGGGCCTACTTTGATTCTGCTGACTGGGCTCTAGGAAAG CAAGGTGTCGCTAAACCAAAAGGACCACTGGAGGCACTTAGGCCAAAGCTGCAG CCAACACGCCAACAGCAGCAACAACGTGCAAGGCGCTCTATTTACACTTCGTCAGAAAACGAGG ACGGAGATGGTGCTGGTGCTGAGGATATGAGCATCAACTGA